A region from the Gymnogyps californianus isolate 813 chromosome 14, ASM1813914v2, whole genome shotgun sequence genome encodes:
- the NEUROG1 gene encoding neurogenin-1, producing MPAEAASSGGGAEPLGAPRERRRRRGRARARTEALLHTLKRSRRVKANDRERNRMHHLNAALDELRSVLPTFPDDTKLTKIETLRFAYNYIWALSETLRLAEQCLPPPPTFRGTAAPPSPGSDAGSWLSSASPSAPSLCASASGPSSPATSEDCAYAPADSLRGFRGLPAAAAPGAPCR from the coding sequence ATGCCCGCGGAGGCGGCCAGCAGCGGCGGCGGTGCGGAGCCGCTCGGCGCTCCGCGGGAACGGCGGAGACGGCGCGGCCGTGCGCGGGCGCGCACCGAAGCGCTGCTGCACACGCTGAAACGCAGCCGGCGGGTGAAGGCCAACGACCGGGAGCGGAACCGCATGCACCACCTCAACGCCGCCCTGGACGAGCTCCGCAGCGTCCTGCCCACCTTCCCCGACGACACCAAGCTCACCAAGATCGAGACCCTGCGCTTCGCCTACAACTACATCTGGGCCCTCTCCGAGACCCTCCGCCTGGCCGAGCAgtgcctcccgccgccccccacCTTCCGCGGGACCGCCgcgccccccagccccggcagcgaCGCCGGTTCCTGGCTGTCCAGCGCCTCCCCGTCCGCCCCTTCGCTCTGCGCCTCCGCCTCCGGCCCCAGCAGCCCCGCCACCTCCGAGGACTGCGCTTACGCGCCCGCCGACAGCCTGCGCGGTTTCCGcgggctgcccgccgccgcggccccgggcgcGCCCTGCCGCTAA